One Desulforhopalus sp. DNA segment encodes these proteins:
- a CDS encoding ABC transporter ATP-binding protein has product MLKLENVQAGYGNILAIKEMSIDINEGEIITLIGANGAGKSTTLMTISGVVPARGGRILYQGREIHKETPDAIVRMGISQVPEGRHIFPQLSVQENLDMGAFLRNDKKEIKRDLDYVFSLFPILAERRKQEGGTLSGGQQQMLAMSRALMARPKLLLLDEPSMGLAPLVIKQIFEIIKQINAENRTTIFLVEQNANQALKIAHRGYVIENGRIVFAGTAQSLASNSDIQKAYLGI; this is encoded by the coding sequence ATGCTTAAACTGGAAAACGTACAGGCCGGTTACGGCAACATCCTGGCCATCAAGGAGATGAGCATCGACATCAACGAAGGCGAGATCATCACCCTGATCGGCGCCAATGGGGCAGGCAAAAGCACGACATTGATGACCATCTCCGGGGTCGTGCCAGCCCGGGGCGGGAGAATCCTCTATCAGGGGCGGGAGATCCATAAGGAAACCCCCGACGCCATCGTCCGGATGGGTATCAGCCAGGTCCCCGAAGGACGCCATATCTTTCCCCAGCTGAGCGTTCAGGAAAACCTCGACATGGGCGCCTTCCTGCGTAACGATAAAAAAGAGATTAAACGCGACCTCGACTATGTCTTCTCGCTCTTTCCTATCCTTGCCGAGCGGCGAAAACAGGAGGGCGGCACCCTGAGCGGCGGTCAGCAGCAGATGCTGGCCATGTCCCGGGCTCTGATGGCCCGCCCCAAGCTGCTGCTGCTCGATGAACCATCCATGGGGCTGGCGCCGCTGGTGATCAAACAGATCTTCGAGATCATCAAACAGATCAATGCCGAAAACCGCACCACCATCTTCCTTGTCGAACAAAACGCCAACCAGGCCTTGAAGATCGCCCACCGGGGATATGTTATCGAAAACGGCCGGATCGTCTTTGCCGGAACCGCCCAGTCCCTGGCAAGCAACAGCGATATCCAGAAGGCCTATCTGGGAATTTAA
- a CDS encoding ABC transporter ATP-binding protein: METDTTPILNISGLTMDFGGIRALDRLDLNVRAGEIVALIGPNGAGKTTFFNCLTGIYTPTAGELVLTPPDSSKSINLKGLKPNQVTEKGLARTFQNIRLFSQMTVLENVMIGRHCRTKAFIVGAILRNAATRREEQQIVEMSYAILEKVGLAHLAGEFAKNLSYGAQRRLEIARALATEPFLLLLDEPAAGMNPQETHELDTLIREISADGHAILLIEHDMKLVMSLSDRIFVMDYGRKIAEGTPSEIRANPAVIKAYLGEDVDA, encoded by the coding sequence ATGGAAACGGATACCACGCCAATACTCAACATCAGCGGTCTCACCATGGATTTCGGGGGCATTCGCGCCCTCGACAGGCTCGACCTCAATGTCCGTGCCGGCGAGATCGTGGCGCTCATCGGACCGAACGGGGCCGGCAAGACCACCTTTTTCAACTGCCTCACCGGCATCTACACGCCAACAGCCGGTGAGCTGGTCCTCACCCCACCCGATAGTTCCAAAAGTATCAACCTGAAGGGGCTGAAACCGAATCAGGTAACGGAAAAGGGTCTGGCCAGGACCTTCCAGAATATCCGCCTGTTTTCCCAGATGACCGTCCTGGAAAACGTCATGATCGGCAGACATTGCCGGACCAAGGCCTTCATCGTCGGCGCCATCCTGCGCAATGCCGCCACCCGCCGGGAAGAGCAGCAGATTGTCGAAATGAGCTATGCCATCCTCGAAAAGGTCGGCCTTGCCCACCTCGCCGGTGAGTTTGCCAAAAATCTGTCATATGGTGCCCAACGACGACTGGAGATCGCCAGGGCCCTGGCCACCGAGCCCTTCCTGCTGCTCCTTGACGAACCGGCGGCCGGCATGAACCCCCAGGAAACCCACGAGCTGGATACCCTGATCCGGGAAATCTCCGCCGACGGCCATGCCATCCTGCTCATCGAACATGACATGAAGCTGGTGATGAGCCTGTCGGACCGGATCTTCGTCATGGACTACGGCAGGAAAATCGCCGAGGGAACTCCTTCCGAGATACGTGCCAACCCGGCGGTGATCAAGGCCTATTTAGGTGAGGACGTCGATGCTTAA
- a CDS encoding branched-chain amino acid ABC transporter permease gives MSPLKHTLRGLLLSLWFAALTFPIMVIKVNPVEGTVTWRWQNALFVAGGVFFIYLLVQLALRHKAASKKAGASDDTGEQESFIHRILQDQKQKYLLGGILLAVAVAFPTFSSSYQTTVMTTALMYVVLGLGLNIVVGMAGLLDLGYVAFYAVGAYSYALLNHHFGLGFWAVLPIGGGLAALFGILLGFPVLRLRGDYLAIVTLGFGEIIRLILENWGEFSKGPSGISNIARPGLFGIELSLDSAIIYSYYLMVLFVIATIFIVNRLQDSRLGRAWIALREDEIACQAMGIDKRKTKLVAFSLGAFWAGIIGVVFAAKTTFINPASFTFLESAIILAIVVLGGMGSIVGVILAALILILLPEYLRELSQYRMLAFGAILVAMMVFRPQGLIASIRRTYKFEKPAPAGKPR, from the coding sequence ATGTCGCCGTTGAAACACACACTGAGGGGCCTGCTGCTTTCTCTCTGGTTTGCCGCTTTGACCTTCCCGATCATGGTGATCAAGGTCAACCCGGTGGAAGGAACCGTCACCTGGCGGTGGCAAAACGCCCTCTTCGTCGCCGGCGGGGTGTTTTTCATCTATCTGCTCGTCCAGCTGGCCTTGCGTCATAAAGCGGCGTCGAAAAAGGCTGGCGCCAGCGATGATACCGGCGAACAGGAATCCTTCATCCACCGCATCCTGCAGGACCAGAAACAAAAATACCTGCTCGGCGGCATCCTGCTCGCCGTGGCAGTGGCCTTTCCGACCTTTTCCTCGTCGTACCAGACCACCGTCATGACCACCGCCCTGATGTACGTCGTCCTCGGCCTTGGTCTGAATATCGTCGTCGGCATGGCCGGCCTGCTTGACCTCGGCTACGTCGCCTTTTATGCCGTCGGCGCCTATTCCTACGCCCTGCTCAACCATCATTTCGGCCTCGGCTTCTGGGCGGTGCTGCCCATCGGCGGCGGACTCGCCGCGCTGTTCGGCATTCTCCTTGGTTTTCCGGTCCTCCGCCTGCGCGGCGATTATCTGGCCATCGTCACCCTCGGGTTCGGCGAGATCATCCGTCTGATCCTCGAGAACTGGGGGGAATTTTCCAAGGGTCCGAGCGGGATTTCCAATATTGCCCGCCCCGGTCTCTTCGGCATCGAACTGAGCCTCGATTCGGCGATCATTTATAGTTACTACCTGATGGTTCTCTTTGTAATCGCTACCATCTTCATCGTCAACCGCCTGCAGGATTCCCGTCTTGGCCGGGCCTGGATCGCCCTGCGCGAAGACGAAATCGCCTGTCAGGCAATGGGCATCGACAAACGCAAGACCAAGCTGGTGGCATTCTCCCTCGGGGCCTTCTGGGCCGGGATCATCGGCGTGGTCTTCGCCGCCAAGACCACCTTCATCAACCCGGCCAGCTTTACCTTCCTGGAGTCGGCGATCATCCTGGCCATTGTCGTCCTTGGCGGCATGGGCTCAATCGTCGGAGTCATCCTTGCCGCCCTGATCCTCATCCTCCTCCCGGAATACCTGCGCGAGCTGTCACAGTACCGGATGCTCGCCTTTGGCGCCATCCTTGTGGCGATGATGGTGTTCCGGCCGCAGGGACTCATTGCCAGCATTCGCAGAACCTATAAATTTGAAAAACCGGCACCTGCCGGCAAACCTCGCTAA
- a CDS encoding branched-chain amino acid ABC transporter permease LivH (LivHMGF is the membrane component of the LIV-I/LS branched-chain amino acid transporter) — MDYFIELLCSGLTRGAIYALIALGYTMVYGIIGLINFAHGEIYMIGAFTAYIVATVLTIYGFPLLAIVVLAGLAAVVWSSAYGYTVERIAYKPLRHAPRLSPLISAIGMSIFLQNYVLLAQTPDFLPFPTLIPDFPFMEPIAHIIGSTDLVILLTTTIIMIALTVLIKGTKIGKAMRATAQDRTMAMLLGIDVNKIISATFIIGSALAAVGGLLIASHIGQINFSIGFLAGIKAFTAAVLGGIGSIPGAVLGALVLGLTESFATGYVSSDYEDVFAFSLLVIILIFKPSGLLGKAETKKV, encoded by the coding sequence ATGGATTATTTCATCGAGCTACTCTGCAGCGGACTGACCCGCGGTGCCATTTATGCCCTGATCGCCCTGGGCTATACCATGGTCTACGGCATTATCGGCCTGATCAACTTCGCCCACGGCGAGATCTATATGATCGGCGCCTTTACCGCCTATATTGTCGCGACGGTGCTGACCATCTATGGTTTTCCACTTTTAGCCATCGTCGTCCTGGCGGGACTCGCGGCGGTGGTGTGGTCCAGTGCCTATGGCTACACCGTCGAAAGAATTGCCTATAAACCCTTGCGCCATGCGCCTCGGCTGTCGCCCCTGATCAGCGCCATCGGCATGTCAATCTTTCTGCAGAACTATGTCCTGCTTGCCCAGACCCCCGATTTTCTGCCATTCCCAACCCTGATCCCGGACTTCCCCTTTATGGAACCGATTGCCCATATCATCGGCTCCACCGATCTGGTTATTCTGCTTACCACCACCATCATCATGATCGCCCTGACTGTCCTGATCAAAGGGACCAAGATCGGCAAGGCCATGCGGGCGACCGCCCAGGACAGGACCATGGCGATGCTGCTCGGCATTGATGTCAACAAGATAATTTCCGCGACCTTCATCATCGGCTCGGCACTGGCCGCGGTGGGAGGACTGCTGATCGCCTCGCATATCGGCCAGATCAATTTTTCTATCGGATTTCTCGCCGGCATCAAGGCCTTTACCGCGGCGGTGCTCGGCGGCATCGGCTCGATCCCCGGAGCAGTCCTCGGCGCACTCGTTCTCGGACTGACGGAGAGTTTTGCCACCGGCTACGTTTCCAGTGATTATGAGGATGTCTTCGCCTTCTCCCTCTTGGTCATCATTCTCATTTTCAAGCCGTCCGGCCTGCTCGGAAAGGCGGAAACCAAAAAGGTTTGA
- a CDS encoding branched-chain amino acid ABC transporter substrate-binding protein, translated as MKLIQSGKMVAAMALMLTFSAPIPAMSGDTIKIGVAGAHSGDLATYGLPTVNAAKLVVDQVNAKGGIKGKKIELLIEDDVCKPEVATNSATKLVSQGAEVIIGHICSGPTKAALPIYKNANILVISPSSTSPDLTYSGEYPNFFRTIAPDDTQAKVDVEFALNKLGFTKIALVHDKGDYGKGLAEFAKSFIEKSGKAQVVLFEGVTPGAVDYSAIVQKIKQKDAQAVIFGGYHPEASKIVSMMKKKRMTTAFISDDGVKVDTFISVAGADAEGAYASGPMDTTKNPLSIQAKDEHKKAFGTDPGSFFENAYAATLALVNAIDKAGSTDLAALKKVLQTEKVDTPLGSISFNEKGDAIGVGFSVYQVKDGKFIELK; from the coding sequence ATGAAACTGATACAAAGCGGAAAGATGGTTGCGGCGATGGCGCTGATGCTGACCTTTTCAGCACCAATCCCAGCAATGTCCGGCGATACCATCAAGATCGGTGTGGCCGGGGCACACAGCGGCGACCTCGCCACCTATGGTCTGCCGACCGTCAATGCCGCCAAGCTGGTTGTCGACCAGGTCAACGCCAAAGGCGGGATCAAGGGCAAGAAGATCGAGCTGCTCATCGAAGACGATGTCTGCAAGCCGGAAGTAGCCACAAACTCAGCGACAAAGCTGGTTTCCCAGGGCGCCGAGGTGATCATTGGCCATATCTGTTCCGGCCCGACCAAGGCGGCACTGCCGATCTACAAGAATGCCAACATCCTCGTTATTTCCCCTTCTTCGACCAGCCCGGACCTGACATATAGCGGCGAGTATCCGAACTTCTTCCGGACCATTGCCCCGGACGACACCCAGGCCAAGGTTGATGTGGAATTCGCCCTCAACAAACTGGGCTTCACCAAGATCGCCCTGGTCCACGATAAGGGTGACTATGGCAAGGGCCTCGCTGAGTTTGCCAAGTCGTTCATTGAAAAATCCGGCAAGGCCCAGGTGGTACTCTTTGAGGGTGTAACCCCCGGTGCCGTCGATTATTCGGCCATCGTCCAGAAGATCAAGCAAAAGGACGCCCAGGCGGTAATTTTTGGCGGCTATCACCCGGAGGCCTCGAAGATCGTCAGCATGATGAAGAAAAAACGTATGACAACTGCCTTCATCTCCGATGATGGCGTCAAGGTCGATACCTTTATCAGTGTCGCCGGTGCCGACGCCGAGGGTGCCTATGCCTCCGGTCCGATGGATACCACCAAGAATCCACTGTCCATCCAGGCCAAAGACGAACATAAAAAGGCCTTTGGCACCGACCCCGGTTCCTTCTTCGAGAATGCCTATGCGGCGACGCTGGCCCTGGTCAATGCCATCGACAAGGCCGGCTCCACCGACCTGGCCGCCTTGAAAAAGGTCTTACAGACTGAAAAGGTCGATACCCCGCTCGGCAGCATATCTTTCAACGAGAAAGGTGACGCCATCGGTGTCGGCTTCTCCGTCTATCAGGTTAAAGACGGCAAGTTTATCGAGTTGAAGTAG
- a CDS encoding SlyX family protein produces MPDDITVRMQILEEKFAHQERLVDSLNEVIIDQQRQLDRIEEHLRQVLAMLEAASDHLPEGQEPPPPHY; encoded by the coding sequence ATGCCAGACGACATCACCGTACGCATGCAGATTCTTGAGGAAAAATTCGCCCATCAGGAGCGATTGGTCGATAGCCTCAATGAGGTGATCATCGACCAGCAGAGACAGCTCGACCGGATTGAAGAGCATCTCCGGCAAGTCCTGGCAATGCTCGAGGCCGCCTCAGACCATTTACCAGAAGGCCAGGAGCCGCCGCCCCCTCATTACTAA
- a CDS encoding AEC family transporter, producing MIVLNSLFPIFVLLLFGAVLKRRGLTDTLFLNTSDRLIYYFFFPLMLFWKIGGASLDQGIDWDFCLACLSALLAMYVLSTLVIKLLPISDFQAGSFSQSCYRFNTYIGVAVILNSLGAEGVKYFGIMIGFSIPLINLFAVSTCIWFSGVNVGLRRRIIIVGRSLISNPLILGCLAGIVYSRLFGSFPVFINNALSLISSVALPLALISIGGSLSFAGVRGNLGPALLAAVLKLAVLPALGWVFFALFNVTGLPFKVGMIFLALPASTAIYVLSSQMRSDTNLASASIVLSTVLSFISLSVALLL from the coding sequence GTGATTGTCCTTAACTCACTTTTCCCCATATTCGTCCTTCTCCTCTTCGGTGCGGTACTCAAGCGCCGGGGACTGACCGATACGCTTTTTCTCAACACCTCCGACCGGCTCATCTACTATTTCTTTTTCCCCCTCATGCTGTTCTGGAAGATCGGCGGGGCATCGCTTGACCAAGGGATCGACTGGGATTTTTGCCTGGCCTGCCTCTCGGCCCTGCTGGCCATGTATGTGCTCAGCACCCTGGTCATCAAACTTTTGCCCATCTCCGATTTTCAGGCCGGTTCCTTTTCCCAGAGCTGCTACCGCTTCAACACCTATATTGGAGTCGCGGTCATTCTCAACAGCCTTGGGGCGGAAGGGGTGAAGTATTTCGGTATCATGATCGGCTTCTCCATTCCGCTCATCAATTTGTTCGCCGTTTCCACCTGCATCTGGTTTTCCGGTGTCAATGTCGGCCTGCGCCGGCGGATCATCATAGTCGGCCGGTCGCTGATATCCAATCCGCTGATTCTCGGGTGCCTGGCAGGTATTGTCTATTCGCGGCTGTTCGGCAGTTTCCCGGTGTTCATCAATAACGCCCTCAGCCTGATCTCCTCGGTGGCCCTGCCACTGGCCCTGATCTCCATCGGCGGCAGCCTGTCCTTTGCCGGGGTTAGAGGCAATCTTGGACCTGCGCTTCTGGCAGCGGTCTTGAAACTGGCGGTGTTGCCGGCACTCGGCTGGGTGTTCTTTGCCCTCTTTAACGTTACCGGCCTGCCGTTCAAGGTGGGCATGATCTTCCTTGCCCTGCCCGCCTCAACCGCCATCTATGTTTTGTCCTCGCAGATGCGCAGCGATACCAATCTCGCTTCCGCGTCAATCGTCCTCTCCACTGTTCTTTCCTTCATCTCCCTTTCGGTTGCCTTGCTTCTTTGA
- a CDS encoding YdiU family protein — protein sequence MNMPIHHTTLESLTFDNRFARELPADRQTGNFCRQVEGACYSRVIPARVAAPKLVAYSREVATAIDLDEAACLSTDFTAVFSGNKVLPGMDPLAMCYGGHQFGSWAGQLGDGRAINLGEVVNHRGERWVLQLKGAGLTPYSRRGDGLAVLRSSIREFLCSEAMHHLGIPTTRALSVIATGEPVLRDMFYDGHPKNEPGAVVCRVAPSFLRFGNFEIFAARGETALLRQLADYTIRTDFPDLGPPSPTTYATWFTEICRTTAAMIVHWMRVGFVHGVMNTDNMSILGLTIDYGPYGWLEGFDPDWTPNTTDAQGHRYSFNNQPHIGQWNLLQLAQAIYPLVGSVEPLQEALVEYNNLFLRGWNEMMAAKLGLTGFDGATDDRIIKDLVEILPLVETDMTIFFRRLAALPSDLVIRDGDNLPAVLLDAYYQPEAADGAYRAKMVTWLNTYLSRRRSDRGSDEDRRLRMNAVNPKYVFRNYLAQLAIDKAEGGDYALVAELLDVLRHPYDEQPDKEHYAGKRPEWARNRAGCSMLSCSS from the coding sequence ATGAATATGCCGATCCACCACACTACCCTTGAATCTTTGACCTTTGATAACCGCTTTGCCCGTGAGTTGCCGGCCGATCGGCAAACCGGCAATTTTTGCCGCCAGGTGGAGGGAGCCTGTTATTCACGGGTGATACCGGCCAGGGTGGCAGCCCCGAAACTGGTCGCCTACAGCCGTGAAGTAGCAACGGCAATCGACCTGGATGAAGCGGCCTGCCTGTCCACGGATTTCACCGCGGTCTTTTCCGGCAACAAAGTTCTTCCCGGTATGGATCCCCTGGCCATGTGCTACGGCGGCCATCAATTCGGCAGCTGGGCCGGGCAGCTGGGCGACGGCCGGGCGATCAACCTCGGCGAGGTCGTCAACCATCGCGGTGAGCGCTGGGTCCTGCAGCTGAAGGGGGCGGGACTCACCCCCTATTCGCGTCGCGGAGATGGTCTGGCCGTCCTCCGTTCGTCGATTCGCGAATTTCTCTGCAGCGAGGCAATGCACCACCTCGGAATACCCACCACCCGGGCCCTCAGCGTCATCGCCACCGGCGAGCCGGTGCTCCGCGACATGTTTTATGACGGCCACCCGAAGAATGAGCCGGGGGCGGTGGTCTGCCGGGTCGCTCCATCCTTTCTCAGGTTCGGAAATTTCGAGATCTTTGCCGCCCGTGGTGAAACAGCCCTGCTGCGGCAACTGGCCGATTACACCATTCGCACCGATTTTCCAGACCTCGGTCCCCCGTCACCGACGACCTACGCCACATGGTTTACCGAGATCTGCCGGACAACCGCGGCGATGATCGTCCACTGGATGCGGGTCGGCTTTGTCCACGGGGTCATGAATACCGACAATATGTCGATCCTCGGCCTGACCATCGACTACGGCCCGTATGGTTGGCTGGAGGGTTTTGATCCCGACTGGACGCCGAATACCACCGATGCGCAAGGCCACCGCTACAGTTTTAACAATCAGCCACATATCGGCCAGTGGAACCTCCTGCAGCTGGCCCAGGCCATCTACCCCCTGGTGGGCAGCGTCGAGCCCCTTCAGGAGGCTCTGGTCGAATACAACAACCTCTTTCTGCGCGGCTGGAACGAGATGATGGCGGCAAAACTCGGGTTGACCGGATTCGATGGGGCAACCGACGACCGGATCATCAAGGATCTGGTGGAGATCCTCCCGTTAGTCGAGACCGATATGACCATTTTCTTTCGAAGGCTCGCCGCCCTGCCGTCAGACCTGGTGATCCGGGACGGCGACAATCTGCCGGCGGTCCTCCTTGACGCCTATTATCAGCCGGAGGCAGCCGACGGGGCATATAGGGCAAAAATGGTCACATGGCTGAACACCTATCTCAGCCGGCGGCGCAGCGACCGTGGCAGCGACGAAGACCGGCGGCTGCGGATGAATGCCGTCAACCCCAAGTATGTCTTCCGCAACTACCTTGCCCAGCTGGCCATCGATAAAGCGGAAGGCGGCGATTACGCCCTGGTGGCTGAACTCCTCGATGTGCTGCGTCATCCCTACGACGAACAACCGGACAAAGAGCATTACGCCGGAAAGCGCCCGGAGTGGGCGCGTAACCGTGCCGGCTGCTCAATGCTGTCGTGCAGCTCGTAG
- a CDS encoding P-loop NTPase, translated as MSVSISIGSGKGGTGKTVVMVNLALMLAKMGKKVCLVDLDLGGADAHVLLGLFDPKRTLTDFLTRKVDSLADVVHTFYSFNGLQFIPGTGNTLQTANISYQEKQRLLRALTAIEADVLLLDVGAGTGYHALDFFMFSDLQICVTLPDPTSIMDMYTFLQLATVRKMLSSFLSQSDVGTALKSHSFKTLTEVLDLAEQTREGARETAQESLRYFHPLLIVNRDSDGGSVNKSKLRKMVTKYLGIDIPELGNIPEDGKIDEALKSYLPICELYPTAPAAIALAAIADKLDKVIGLFAPKPAVP; from the coding sequence ATGTCGGTTTCAATTTCAATAGGATCAGGAAAGGGCGGCACCGGAAAGACCGTTGTCATGGTCAACCTTGCCTTAATGCTCGCGAAAATGGGCAAGAAGGTCTGCCTGGTCGATCTCGATCTGGGTGGCGCCGATGCCCATGTCCTGCTCGGACTCTTTGATCCGAAGAGGACACTTACCGACTTTCTCACCAGAAAGGTCGATTCCCTTGCCGATGTCGTGCACACCTTCTATTCCTTCAACGGCCTGCAGTTCATTCCCGGAACCGGCAACACCCTGCAGACCGCCAATATCAGCTATCAGGAAAAACAAAGACTGCTCCGCGCCCTGACAGCGATTGAGGCGGATGTCCTGCTCCTCGACGTAGGTGCCGGCACCGGCTACCATGCTCTTGATTTCTTTATGTTTTCTGACCTACAGATCTGCGTCACCCTGCCCGATCCCACATCGATTATGGACATGTATACCTTCCTGCAGCTGGCAACGGTTCGGAAGATGCTGAGCTCCTTCCTGTCGCAAAGCGATGTCGGCACCGCCTTAAAATCCCATAGTTTCAAGACCCTCACCGAGGTCCTCGACCTGGCCGAACAGACAAGGGAAGGGGCGCGGGAAACGGCCCAGGAAAGCCTGCGCTACTTTCACCCCCTGCTGATTGTCAACCGTGACAGCGATGGCGGCAGCGTCAATAAAAGCAAGCTCCGCAAGATGGTGACAAAATACCTCGGCATAGACATCCCCGAGCTTGGTAATATCCCCGAAGACGGAAAAATCGACGAGGCCCTCAAATCCTACCTGCCGATCTGCGAGCTGTATCCCACCGCGCCGGCAGCCATTGCCCTGGCGGCAATCGCCGACAAACTCGACAAGGTCATTGGTCTCTTTGCACCAAAACCTGCTGTTCCATAA
- a CDS encoding DUF1992 domain-containing protein — protein sequence MDPLSFIAEQKIAQAMQERDLNSPKWKNKPLPLDDDRFVPDDLKMAYKILKNAGFLPPEIEQRKEVKKLEDLIACTEDEHERLKQMKKLNVLLMKIDAQRSSPVNIAEQSDYYQKVVERITLHSKSKK from the coding sequence ATGGATCCGTTGTCCTTTATTGCTGAACAGAAAATTGCCCAGGCCATGCAGGAGCGTGATCTGAACTCGCCGAAATGGAAAAACAAACCCCTTCCCCTTGATGACGACCGTTTTGTTCCTGACGACCTGAAAATGGCCTATAAAATCCTCAAAAACGCCGGATTTCTGCCGCCGGAAATTGAGCAACGCAAAGAGGTGAAAAAACTTGAAGACCTCATCGCCTGCACCGAGGATGAACATGAACGGCTCAAGCAGATGAAAAAGCTCAACGTCCTGCTCATGAAGATAGATGCCCAACGCTCCTCGCCGGTCAATATCGCCGAACAAAGCGATTATTATCAAAAGGTGGTCGAACGAATTACCCTGCACTCAAAATCGAAGAAATAA
- a CDS encoding alpha/beta hydrolase: MTLLPAIEMETRPNPDSAVIWLHGLGADGNDFAPIVSQLRLPKELAIRFIFPHAPSMPVTVNGGFVMPAWYDVFEMQIDRKVDLPGILASVKAIGGFVDRELARGIASKRLVIAGFSQGGAVAYHLALSHPAPLGGLLAMSTYLATVEVLTFSPANKAIPIAIHHGTYDKIVPEVLGKKAAGRLKEEGYRVSYQSYPMEHSVCPEQIDDISRWLQGVLR, translated from the coding sequence ATGACACTCTTACCGGCCATTGAAATGGAAACCCGGCCCAATCCCGACAGTGCGGTTATCTGGCTGCACGGCCTGGGCGCGGACGGCAACGATTTTGCTCCGATCGTCAGTCAGCTGCGCCTGCCAAAAGAACTGGCCATACGCTTTATCTTTCCCCATGCCCCGAGCATGCCGGTAACCGTCAATGGTGGCTTTGTCATGCCCGCCTGGTACGATGTCTTTGAGATGCAGATCGACCGCAAGGTTGACCTGCCGGGAATCCTCGCCTCGGTAAAGGCCATTGGCGGCTTTGTCGACCGGGAGCTTGCCCGCGGCATCGCCTCGAAACGGCTGGTAATCGCCGGCTTTTCCCAAGGAGGGGCGGTTGCCTACCACCTGGCACTCAGCCACCCAGCACCTCTTGGCGGCCTGCTGGCGATGTCCACCTACCTGGCCACCGTCGAGGTACTGACCTTCAGCCCGGCTAACAAAGCAATCCCCATTGCCATCCATCACGGCACCTACGATAAAATTGTCCCCGAGGTCCTCGGTAAAAAGGCAGCCGGTCGCTTGAAGGAGGAAGGCTACCGGGTCAGCTACCAAAGCTACCCCATGGAGCACTCGGTCTGCCCGGAACAGATAGACGACATCTCCAGGTGGCTGCAGGGCGTGCTGCGCTGA